In Leptodesmis sichuanensis A121, the following are encoded in one genomic region:
- a CDS encoding LCP family protein — MKQVETGSNSKLEVKGTTKTSSTSSQGISGHPGKSQNSTSRDAAPLVPEPRSQPVRHRSPWQQVRKTLAIGLTTAISVTLGLTAALMVPLPVGLVAKDEDGRSPDLWQVGLGYHVGRPVNILLMGIDLSSGAKQDSPNIFDGNSDTMLLLRVDPEADTVSLLSIPRDTQVDLPGVGTSKINAANMRGGATLAAQTVSATLNGVQIDRYVRVSTEAFRELVDLLGGVEVYVPKRMQYEDKTQKLKIDLNPGLQTLSGAQAEQFARFRHDDLGDIGRVQRQQALLKALRKKLTSPTVIPRIPMLVQTMQKYIDTNLSMEEMLALVSAGRKLADGGVKMVMLPGRFSGPDEYIASYWIMDPAGRDRVMKQYFGVEPLDFTNIYQEPTANSLKITIQNASGNPDAPYQLQETLTKLGFSNVYISGEQLDRQPQTEVIPQRGDLTAAENLQKALGLGQVQADSTGDVESDITIQVGEDWGKKL; from the coding sequence GTGAAGCAGGTGGAAACAGGTTCAAATTCAAAGCTTGAAGTCAAGGGAACTACTAAGACATCCAGTACTTCGAGTCAAGGTATTTCTGGTCATCCCGGTAAAAGTCAAAATTCTACTTCCAGGGATGCTGCTCCTCTGGTTCCTGAACCACGTTCTCAACCCGTCCGGCATCGATCTCCCTGGCAACAGGTTCGAAAGACACTGGCGATCGGGCTGACCACAGCCATATCTGTCACGCTGGGGCTGACGGCAGCCCTGATGGTACCGCTGCCTGTAGGTCTGGTTGCTAAGGATGAAGATGGGCGATCGCCTGACCTGTGGCAGGTTGGGCTGGGCTATCATGTGGGCCGCCCGGTCAACATTTTGCTGATGGGGATTGACCTATCTTCTGGGGCCAAACAGGATAGCCCCAACATTTTTGATGGCAATAGCGATACCATGCTGCTGCTGCGGGTCGATCCAGAAGCCGATACAGTCAGTTTGCTGTCAATTCCCAGAGATACCCAGGTAGATCTGCCAGGAGTGGGAACCAGCAAGATTAATGCCGCGAATATGAGAGGAGGCGCGACGTTAGCAGCCCAAACGGTCAGTGCAACCTTGAATGGGGTACAAATCGATCGCTATGTGCGAGTCAGTACCGAAGCCTTCCGAGAACTGGTGGACTTGTTGGGGGGAGTTGAGGTCTACGTCCCGAAGCGGATGCAGTATGAAGATAAAACCCAGAAACTCAAAATTGATCTAAATCCAGGGCTGCAAACCTTAAGTGGTGCCCAGGCTGAACAATTTGCCCGCTTCCGACATGATGATTTGGGAGATATTGGTCGGGTACAACGGCAACAGGCTCTCCTCAAAGCCCTGCGTAAGAAACTCACCAGTCCCACTGTGATTCCCCGCATTCCCATGCTAGTGCAGACGATGCAGAAATATATTGATACGAATCTCAGCATGGAAGAAATGCTGGCTCTGGTGAGTGCCGGACGGAAACTGGCTGATGGCGGCGTGAAAATGGTGATGCTACCTGGACGATTCAGCGGCCCAGATGAATATATCGCCAGCTACTGGATTATGGATCCGGCAGGGCGCGATCGCGTGATGAAACAGTATTTTGGGGTGGAGCCTCTGGATTTCACAAATATCTATCAGGAGCCTACGGCTAATTCCCTCAAGATTACGATTCAAAATGCTTCTGGCAATCCCGATGCTCCCTACCAACTCCAAGAAACGTTAACCAAATTAGGGTTTTCTAACGTCTATATTTCTGGAGAACAGCTTGATCGCCAGCCCCAGACCGAAGTTATTCCCCAACGAGGAGATTTAACAGCGGCTGAGAATTTGCAAAAAGCGTTAGGCCTGGGGCAGGTGCAGGCCGACTCTACCGGGGATGTCGAATCGGATATTACGATTCAGGTAGGAGAGGATTGGGGGAAGAAACTGTAG
- a CDS encoding alpha/beta fold hydrolase, which translates to MLQFHPPGIGQQVINTALGRLVYYLAVSEPWLLPSSDAQPLLFLHNFGGGASAYEWSKVYPAFLDDYQVIAPDLIGWGESAHPVRDYRVEDYLAILRELIEQTCNQPAIVVASSLTGAIAIRLAIQRPELFKALFLVCPSGFADFGQDAGRRLPLQVIGTPLLDQFIYSLGAMNELAVRNFLERFLFADPNRVSPETVQAYLESASQPNAQYAALAFLRGDLYFDLAHYIGQLIVPTAIVWGEEAQFTSADLGQRLASLNPKTIQLFVRLAETGVLPHLEHPAMVIALLQEFLAEMNAASGAPTVSSPNPLLPES; encoded by the coding sequence ATGCTGCAGTTCCATCCGCCAGGTATTGGGCAACAGGTGATTAACACTGCTCTGGGCAGGTTGGTATATTACCTTGCCGTTAGCGAACCCTGGTTGTTGCCGTCCTCCGACGCTCAGCCACTGCTGTTTCTCCATAATTTTGGTGGAGGCGCTTCGGCCTATGAATGGTCAAAGGTTTATCCGGCCTTTCTGGATGATTACCAGGTGATTGCTCCTGATTTAATTGGTTGGGGGGAATCCGCTCATCCGGTTCGAGATTATCGGGTTGAAGATTATTTGGCAATTTTGAGGGAGTTGATTGAGCAGACCTGTAATCAACCGGCGATCGTTGTGGCTTCCTCCTTAACGGGGGCGATCGCCATTCGCTTGGCAATTCAACGACCAGAGCTATTCAAAGCACTGTTTCTGGTCTGTCCATCTGGGTTTGCTGATTTTGGTCAGGATGCGGGACGACGCTTACCGTTGCAAGTGATTGGCACGCCGTTATTGGATCAGTTCATTTACAGTCTGGGAGCGATGAATGAACTGGCCGTGCGTAACTTTCTGGAGCGGTTCTTGTTTGCTGACCCCAATCGCGTTTCTCCAGAAACGGTACAAGCCTATCTGGAATCAGCGTCTCAACCGAATGCCCAGTATGCAGCCCTGGCCTTCTTACGAGGAGATTTGTACTTTGATCTAGCCCACTACATCGGACAACTGATTGTTCCTACGGCGATCGTCTGGGGGGAAGAGGCTCAATTTACGAGTGCCGACTTGGGGCAACGGTTAGCCAGCCTCAACCCCAAGACCATTCAACTGTTTGTGCGTCTGGCTGAAACGGGAGTGCTGCCTCACCTGGAACACCCAGCTATGGTCATTGCCCTATTACAAGAGTTCCTGGCTGAAATGAATGCCGCTTCTGGCGCACCTACAGTTTCTTCCCCCAATCCTCTCCTACCTGAATCGTAA
- a CDS encoding endonuclease MutS2: protein MIQAETLELLEWSRLCQHLSTFAATKLGAIAAQYLKIPTHLDETLTLLAQTREVYELESRLPSGLKFEGIGDIGESLERAALHGILTGAELLTIATTLAGARNLRRVIDDHPDLEVLNHLVQDLRTYPELEQEIHHCIDDHGDVLDRASPKLAGIREQLRQGRDRVYAILQNILQRKANAIQEHLITQRAGRFVLPVKAPQKDAIPGIVHDTSMSGATLYMEPQPTINLNNQLRQLQRQEQVEAEAIRQALTEKVAAVKPDLERLLAIATTLDLATARARYSYWLGANPPRFIDFGLPILDFESEASTNENPKSKIQNPKSEAITLRQLRHPLLVWQQQHEQGRPVVPIDLVIQPHIRVVAITGPNTGGKTVTLKTLGIAVLMAKVGLFVPAREPVELPWFDQVLADIGDEQSLQQSLSTFSGHIRRISRILAALEGEKVEGKVQETEGKEGGEEGEVKEGGEGEEEQFRTQNSELKTPHPALSPPSPTPDLRPVISHPRSLVLLDEVGAGTDPSEGSALAIALLKYLADHATLTVATTHFGELKALKYQDERFENASVEFDDVSLSPTYRLLWGIPGRSNALTIARRLGLKEELIAQAQSYVGGASEDVNAVIAGLEAQRRQQESKSQTAEQLLKQAERLYKEVSRKAEALQERERSLQVAQEQAVQAAIGEAKREIAQVIRQLQQGPVTAQAAQQATAAVNQLADRHLPSRQVKPQPKPGFRPQVGDRVRIPRLGQTAEVLTAPDADDEITVRFGLMKMTVSLKDVESLTGEKPVIEKKPEKTPEAGDKLRGKGRESQEETPTPTTVPTVRTSQNTIDVRGSRVADAEITLDRALSEAQRTGGALWIIHGHGTGKLRQGVHAFLQQHPLVDRYELAPREEGGSGVTIAYLA, encoded by the coding sequence TTGATTCAAGCAGAAACTCTCGAATTATTGGAATGGTCGCGGCTTTGTCAACATCTCTCTACCTTTGCAGCCACAAAGTTAGGAGCGATCGCGGCCCAGTATCTGAAAATTCCCACTCACCTGGATGAAACCTTAACCCTGCTGGCGCAAACGCGGGAAGTGTATGAGCTAGAAAGCCGCTTGCCCAGTGGATTGAAGTTTGAAGGCATCGGCGATATCGGTGAATCGTTAGAGCGGGCAGCATTACATGGGATTTTGACGGGGGCAGAATTACTCACCATTGCCACCACGCTGGCTGGGGCACGGAATTTGCGACGGGTGATTGATGACCATCCCGATCTGGAAGTGCTGAATCATCTAGTGCAGGATTTACGCACCTATCCGGAACTAGAACAGGAGATTCACCACTGTATTGATGACCACGGCGATGTGTTAGACCGGGCCAGTCCCAAGTTAGCGGGTATTCGAGAGCAACTGCGGCAGGGACGCGATCGGGTTTACGCCATTTTGCAAAACATTCTGCAGCGCAAGGCCAACGCCATCCAGGAGCACCTGATCACCCAGCGAGCGGGACGATTTGTGCTGCCTGTGAAAGCCCCGCAAAAAGATGCAATTCCCGGCATTGTGCATGACACCTCCATGAGTGGTGCCACCCTGTATATGGAACCCCAGCCTACGATTAATCTAAATAACCAACTGCGCCAACTCCAACGACAGGAGCAGGTGGAAGCAGAAGCTATCCGCCAGGCATTGACGGAAAAAGTCGCTGCTGTAAAACCGGATTTAGAGCGGCTGCTGGCGATCGCCACTACCCTCGACCTGGCCACCGCCCGCGCCCGCTACAGCTACTGGCTAGGTGCCAATCCCCCCCGGTTTATTGATTTTGGATTGCCGATTTTGGATTTTGAATCGGAAGCTTCAACTAACGAAAATCCAAAATCCAAAATCCAAAATCCAAAATCGGAAGCAATTACTTTGCGTCAACTCCGCCACCCTCTCCTGGTCTGGCAACAGCAACATGAACAGGGCAGACCCGTGGTGCCGATCGATCTGGTCATCCAGCCTCACATCCGGGTGGTCGCGATTACTGGCCCCAACACAGGCGGCAAAACCGTCACTCTGAAAACCCTGGGAATTGCCGTCCTGATGGCAAAAGTGGGACTCTTTGTGCCCGCCCGCGAACCCGTAGAACTGCCCTGGTTTGATCAGGTGCTGGCCGATATCGGGGATGAGCAATCCTTACAACAAAGCCTATCTACCTTTTCGGGCCACATTCGGCGCATCAGTCGAATTTTGGCTGCCCTGGAGGGAGAGAAGGTAGAGGGAAAAGTGCAGGAGACAGAAGGTAAGGAAGGTGGGGAAGAGGGGGAAGTGAAGGAAGGTGGGGAAGGTGAGGAAGAACAGTTTAGAACTCAAAATTCAGAACTCAAAACTCCTCATCCTGCCCTATCTCCCCCATCCCCGACCCCTGATCTCCGACCCGTGATCTCCCATCCCCGATCCCTCGTCCTCCTCGATGAAGTCGGAGCTGGAACCGATCCCTCTGAAGGTAGTGCGCTGGCGATCGCCCTCCTGAAATACCTGGCTGATCATGCCACATTAACCGTTGCCACCACGCACTTTGGGGAACTGAAAGCGTTGAAGTATCAGGATGAGCGGTTTGAGAATGCGTCGGTGGAATTTGATGATGTCTCCTTATCGCCGACTTACCGACTGTTATGGGGAATTCCCGGTCGCTCTAATGCGCTGACGATCGCCCGCCGCTTGGGGCTGAAAGAGGAGTTGATTGCTCAGGCCCAGTCCTATGTTGGTGGTGCATCGGAAGATGTGAATGCGGTAATTGCGGGATTGGAAGCGCAACGACGGCAGCAGGAAAGCAAATCTCAGACGGCAGAGCAACTGCTGAAGCAGGCGGAACGGTTGTACAAGGAGGTTTCCCGCAAGGCAGAAGCGTTACAGGAGCGGGAGCGATCGTTGCAAGTGGCCCAGGAACAGGCGGTACAGGCAGCGATCGGGGAGGCCAAACGGGAAATTGCTCAGGTGATCCGGCAGTTGCAACAAGGGCCAGTCACGGCGCAGGCGGCTCAACAGGCTACCGCAGCAGTAAATCAATTAGCTGACCGTCACTTACCCTCACGTCAGGTTAAGCCCCAGCCTAAACCCGGTTTTCGACCTCAGGTGGGCGATCGCGTTCGGATTCCCCGATTGGGACAAACGGCGGAAGTGCTGACGGCTCCCGATGCCGATGATGAGATCACCGTGCGATTTGGCTTGATGAAAATGACCGTATCCCTCAAGGATGTGGAGTCTCTGACAGGCGAAAAACCTGTGATTGAGAAAAAACCAGAGAAGACCCCGGAAGCCGGAGACAAACTAAGGGGGAAAGGCCGCGAGTCTCAGGAGGAAACGCCTACTCCGACAACCGTTCCCACCGTTCGCACGTCCCAGAACACGATCGACGTTCGTGGCAGTCGGGTCGCGGATGCAGAAATCACCCTCGATCGCGCTCTATCTGAGGCCCAACGAACTGGGGGTGCCCTCTGGATCATTCACGGTCACGGCACCGGAAAACTGCGGCAGGGAGTCCATGCTTTTCTGCAACAACATCCCCTGGTCGATCGCTACGAACTTGCCCCCCGTGAAGAAGGCGGTTCCGGGGTGACGATCGCTTATCTGGCTTAA
- a CDS encoding tetratricopeptide repeat protein → MKNRSWLNIAESLMLLGSGVGSIATVASQQVLYTAAPVSALLILNVLNHRRIERESQSQTSSAITELDQKLSGSISTLQQQIQTLPSPLHLANLRKDLQNKNQEIFNDLNQKVQQLQQEIAKPGWRTLPHEVNRLREQYSALVNSVAGVRESLSRVDTIGQVEAVEAEIQQLKEEVAQLRVQPQGSANDQKLHHYRVLQDQINHLNRRLNKLPAPFDATALKQEVDSLIKVLSDMVSRRDLARVEAQLERLTQQESELEQTVVPLKIASGILKKQLDTLAGKLATVEIATPWLSSSAPYLESEALAALKITIHSLEERLAQVAHTSDLNNLRDEFQTLMATHLRPLQQQLDAVQQQTQDLEQQQRTLRDWVNHLPQLLDSSALQNEIKYLATRVEWAESTMVDLQTQVESAKRPQTDYELVFDVKARDQGSGIGDRGLGDRPQSSVLNPQPPLSSRSLLEQALQTAQARLVLVSPFPDLAILDAAMFEQFRQFLDRHGCLDIGWGYLGEGPTWQTSPWENRSAPRSMNHRRMINPTDTPFLFNTLNQLTELKKQYPEQFRFKVLGTDENFLVCDRAYAILGSQSMATASVVFPTAAVGLRITNPEIIQRLVERFDHPVLRADDAVAYFNRATSRYDLGDRQGAIADYTQVLKTYPNDDITYNNRGLARYDLGDKEGAIADFQTAIQHNPDSYIAYCNRGVVRSELGDKLAAIEDFTHAIQLKPDYPPSYFYRGLARTRMQNRSGAIQDYNEVIRLQPDDAAAYLYRGLAYAKLGQPREAMQDLQRAAQLFSDQGDIANYQQSLNALNKLQESVTPAESERSLEVGIGD, encoded by the coding sequence GTGAAGAACCGTAGTTGGCTGAATATTGCAGAGTCCTTAATGCTCCTGGGATCCGGCGTCGGTTCGATCGCCACCGTTGCCTCTCAACAGGTACTGTATACGGCTGCTCCGGTTTCCGCATTACTGATCCTGAATGTGCTGAACCATCGTCGTATTGAAAGAGAGTCGCAAAGTCAAACTTCAAGTGCGATCACCGAACTGGATCAAAAACTATCTGGATCGATTTCCACCTTGCAGCAACAGATTCAGACCCTGCCCAGTCCTCTTCATCTGGCGAACCTGAGAAAGGACTTACAGAATAAAAATCAGGAAATTTTTAACGACTTGAATCAGAAAGTTCAACAGTTGCAGCAGGAAATTGCCAAACCTGGATGGCGTACCCTACCCCATGAAGTTAACCGACTTCGGGAACAGTACTCGGCCCTGGTGAACTCTGTTGCAGGGGTACGAGAGTCTCTGAGCCGTGTGGACACTATTGGTCAAGTGGAAGCCGTGGAAGCTGAAATCCAACAGCTAAAAGAAGAAGTGGCTCAACTTCGTGTGCAACCTCAGGGAAGTGCTAATGATCAAAAATTGCATCATTATCGCGTCTTGCAGGATCAAATTAACCACTTGAACCGTCGCTTGAATAAACTTCCTGCTCCCTTTGATGCCACTGCCTTAAAGCAAGAGGTTGACTCTCTGATCAAAGTACTGAGTGACATGGTGTCTCGTCGGGATTTGGCGCGGGTAGAAGCGCAACTCGAACGCTTAACCCAACAGGAAAGCGAATTAGAGCAAACCGTTGTTCCGCTCAAAATTGCTTCTGGAATTCTCAAAAAGCAACTGGATACCCTGGCAGGTAAGCTGGCTACCGTTGAAATTGCCACTCCCTGGCTATCCAGTTCCGCACCCTACCTGGAATCTGAAGCCCTTGCCGCGCTTAAAATAACCATTCACAGTTTGGAAGAACGACTGGCTCAGGTTGCCCACACCTCTGATCTAAACAACTTACGAGATGAGTTTCAAACCCTGATGGCGACCCATCTCAGACCATTACAGCAACAACTAGATGCCGTTCAGCAACAAACCCAGGATCTGGAGCAGCAACAGAGAACTCTGCGAGATTGGGTCAATCATCTGCCTCAATTACTTGACTCCAGTGCTCTACAAAACGAAATTAAGTATCTGGCTACCCGCGTAGAGTGGGCAGAAAGTACAATGGTAGACTTGCAAACCCAGGTAGAGTCAGCCAAACGACCGCAGACTGACTATGAATTGGTGTTTGATGTCAAGGCTAGAGATCAGGGATCAGGAATTGGGGATCGGGGATTAGGCGATCGCCCTCAGTCCTCAGTCCTCAACCCTCAGCCCCCCTTAAGCAGTCGCTCTTTACTCGAACAAGCTCTCCAAACCGCCCAGGCTCGGTTGGTTTTAGTGTCTCCCTTTCCCGATCTCGCCATTTTGGATGCGGCCATGTTTGAGCAGTTTCGGCAATTTCTCGATCGTCATGGATGTCTGGATATAGGCTGGGGGTATCTGGGAGAAGGCCCAACTTGGCAGACATCTCCCTGGGAAAACCGCTCCGCACCTCGCTCCATGAATCATCGCCGGATGATTAACCCAACAGATACGCCCTTTCTGTTCAATACCCTGAATCAACTGACGGAGTTGAAAAAGCAATATCCAGAGCAATTCCGCTTTAAGGTGTTGGGAACGGATGAAAACTTTCTGGTCTGCGATCGGGCCTATGCGATTTTAGGTTCCCAGTCGATGGCTACGGCCAGTGTGGTGTTTCCTACTGCCGCCGTTGGCCTGCGTATTACCAATCCAGAGATCATCCAGCGTCTGGTAGAACGGTTTGATCATCCAGTTCTGAGAGCGGATGATGCAGTTGCTTACTTTAACCGGGCGACCTCCCGCTATGACTTGGGCGATCGCCAGGGTGCGATCGCGGATTATACCCAGGTGCTGAAAACTTACCCCAACGATGACATAACTTATAACAATCGAGGATTGGCTCGCTACGACCTGGGCGATAAGGAAGGGGCGATCGCGGATTTTCAGACGGCCATCCAGCATAATCCCGATAGCTACATTGCTTACTGCAATCGGGGGGTGGTGCGGTCTGAATTGGGCGACAAGTTGGCCGCGATCGAAGATTTTACCCACGCCATTCAACTCAAGCCTGACTACCCGCCTTCCTACTTTTACCGGGGATTGGCCCGTACCCGAATGCAGAACCGCTCTGGTGCAATTCAGGATTACAACGAAGTAATTCGCCTGCAACCTGATGATGCCGCGGCTTACCTGTATCGTGGATTGGCTTATGCCAAATTAGGACAACCCAGGGAGGCCATGCAAGATTTACAGCGGGCAGCTCAACTCTTTTCTGACCAGGGAGACATTGCCAATTACCAGCAAAGCCTGAATGCGCTTAACAAACTGCAGGAGTCGGTAACGCCTGCTGAATCGGAGCGATCGCTGGAAGTGGGAATTGGGGATTAG
- a CDS encoding GAP family protein, with amino-acid sequence MGNVLISLLPYIIGSAVVPLQIIIGLLLLKSPKRGLLKAIAYVTGMTITRLLQGAIFGFVFIGSAALTQENNGKSPVIATLLLVLGILLLITAYKKWRGEADSDDPPPRWLSRLDNVTPLKALSIGITLPLIAPKLWVFTLSALATIAAAELSQPDSTIAYLLFILLAESLLLLPILMRILVPKRSKSTLNQLSEWLNRNSRPITILVSFVFGLWFLYSGISGLRG; translated from the coding sequence ATGGGAAACGTGCTCATTTCGCTATTGCCCTACATCATTGGTAGTGCGGTTGTCCCCTTGCAAATCATCATTGGTTTGCTGCTTCTAAAAAGTCCTAAGCGAGGACTGCTAAAAGCGATCGCCTATGTGACTGGGATGACGATCACCCGTTTGCTCCAGGGAGCCATCTTTGGTTTCGTTTTCATTGGCTCCGCCGCCCTCACCCAGGAAAATAACGGTAAGAGTCCAGTTATTGCAACCTTGCTCCTGGTGCTTGGCATTCTGCTGTTGATTACCGCTTATAAAAAATGGCGCGGAGAGGCCGATTCTGACGATCCACCCCCAAGATGGCTATCCCGCCTTGATAATGTAACTCCCCTAAAGGCACTGAGCATTGGGATTACCTTGCCCTTGATTGCACCGAAATTATGGGTTTTTACCCTCAGTGCCCTGGCGACGATCGCAGCCGCAGAATTAAGCCAGCCGGATAGCACGATCGCCTACTTACTCTTCATTCTGCTGGCCGAATCTTTGCTGCTGCTCCCCATCCTGATGCGAATTCTCGTACCCAAGCGATCGAAATCCACCCTCAATCAGCTTTCCGAGTGGCTGAACCGGAACAGTCGCCCGATCACCATCCTTGTCTCATTTGTTTTTGGCCTGTGGTTCCTCTACTCCGGCATTAGTGGATTACGGGGGTAA
- a CDS encoding dicarboxylate/amino acid:cation symporter: protein MEAPSQTQAPAQTCPISLSTVILASLALGIGFGAILNLYFPASIPTLDRYLLDPVGKAFLRLIQFVVIPIVFSSLILGLTRISNAAQVGRYAAKLLTSYLFTSSIAVGLGLIICTVLKPGAGLTGFTAIAEMQVHQNQSLVDWLVSLVPVNPLEALSTGNLLQTIFSAALIGVGIQFAGEKGTSFVALMESVYVISEKILSLILYIAPIGVFALISSVIATQGFELIAKLFVYVLGLFISTLIMISLYTLILLVLQAKPGKFFQSLAPSLSLAFGTASSNAALPVVLQNAQEEYGLREDIASFAIPLGTALKRDGSAILQGFNALFIAQIYHVPLTAELLLAIALSSLLVSFSTPGVPGSAIITMATVLGAAGLPVEGIAIVAGIDRLTDGFKTVLNVIGNVTNAVILSCWEPEVPS, encoded by the coding sequence ATGGAAGCACCTTCCCAGACACAAGCACCCGCCCAAACCTGCCCAATTAGCCTATCCACTGTCATCCTGGCCTCTCTGGCCCTGGGGATTGGCTTTGGCGCGATTTTGAATCTCTATTTTCCAGCCAGTATTCCCACCCTCGATCGCTACCTGCTCGATCCCGTGGGCAAAGCTTTTCTGCGCCTCATCCAGTTTGTTGTTATTCCGATCGTCTTCTCGTCCCTGATTCTGGGTCTGACCCGGATCAGTAATGCTGCTCAGGTCGGACGCTATGCCGCCAAACTGCTGACCAGCTATCTGTTTACCAGTTCAATTGCTGTGGGCTTGGGACTCATCATTTGCACTGTCTTAAAACCGGGGGCTGGACTTACGGGGTTTACGGCGATCGCAGAGATGCAAGTACACCAGAATCAGTCCCTAGTGGATTGGTTGGTCAGCCTGGTTCCGGTCAATCCGTTGGAAGCGCTGAGTACGGGCAACCTATTACAAACGATCTTTTCTGCTGCCCTGATTGGCGTTGGTATCCAGTTTGCGGGGGAAAAAGGAACCAGTTTTGTCGCCTTGATGGAAAGCGTGTATGTAATTAGCGAAAAGATTCTCTCCCTGATTTTGTACATTGCCCCGATCGGGGTGTTTGCGCTGATCAGTTCCGTAATTGCCACTCAGGGGTTTGAACTGATTGCCAAATTGTTTGTCTATGTATTGGGGTTGTTCATTTCCACCCTGATCATGATCAGCCTGTATACCCTGATCCTGCTTGTACTTCAGGCTAAGCCAGGAAAATTTTTTCAAAGTTTGGCTCCCTCCCTGTCGCTGGCCTTTGGTACCGCCAGTTCTAATGCCGCTCTACCCGTGGTGCTGCAGAATGCCCAGGAAGAATACGGCTTACGAGAAGATATCGCCAGCTTTGCGATTCCCCTGGGAACGGCACTGAAGCGAGACGGATCGGCGATTTTGCAGGGGTTCAACGCGCTGTTTATCGCCCAGATTTATCACGTTCCTCTGACGGCAGAACTGCTACTGGCGATCGCCCTCAGTTCTCTGCTGGTGTCCTTCAGTACGCCCGGAGTTCCCGGTTCTGCGATTATCACAATGGCGACGGTGTTGGGTGCCGCTGGGTTGCCTGTAGAAGGGATTGCGATCGTGGCTGGAATCGATCGTCTAACTGATGGCTTCAAAACTGTCCTGAACGTGATTGGAAATGTAACTAACGCCGTAATTTTGAGTTGTTGGGAGCCGGAAGTGCCCAGCTAA